In the Leptotrichia sp. oral taxon 223 genome, GTTGTTCTAGCGATAACTATAAATGATAAGAGCATTATTGACCTGACAGAAGTAAGTGTTGTTGATGCATTGAAATTTTATGAAAATATTACGCTTACTGAAAAGCAGATGCAAATTGCGGCTGAAATACTGAAGGAGATAAAAGAACGACTGAAATTTATGATAAATGTGGGGCTTGACTATTTGAGCCTTGCCAGAATGACAAAAACTTTATCTGGTGGGGAATCTCAGAGAATAAGGCTGGCAACCCAGATTGGAAGCAGGCTTACAGGCGTAATTTATGTGCTGGATGAGCCTAGTATTGGACTTCATCAGAGGGATAATGATAAATTACTTGCAACATTGAAGGATTTACGTGACATTGGGAATAGTCTAATTGTCGTTGAACATGATGAGGATACGATGAGGGAAGCTGATTATCTGATTGATATAGGGCCAGGAGCTGGAATTAATGGTGGAGAAGTCGTTGCAGAAGGGACTCCAAAACAGGTTATGAAAAATAAAAAATCATTGACTGCACAATATTTGAATGGGAAAATAAAAATAGAAGTACCTGAAAAGAGAAGAAAAGCCACTAAAGAAATCGTTTTGAAAAATGCGAAAGGAAATAATCTGAAAAATGTTACAGTACACATTCCTTTGGAAGTATTTACGGTGGTTACAGGGGTTTCTGGAAGTGGAAAATCGACATTGATAAATCAGACACTTTATCCAGAACTTCATAATAGACTTAATAAAGGGAAATTGTATCCACTGGAAAATGGCGGAATAGACGGGCTTGAACATTTGGAAAAGGTTATTGACATAAATCAGTCGCCGATTGGAAGAACACCTCGTTCAAATACTGCAACTTATACAAAATTATTTGACGATATAAGAGATTTATTTGCTCAGACAAATGATGCAAAAGTGAGAGGGTATAACAAAGGAAGATTTTCGTTCAATGTAAAAGGTGGGCGATGCGAAGCCTGTGGTGGTGCTGGAATTAATAAAATTGAGATGAATTTTTTGCCTGACGTTTATGTGGAATGTGAAGTTTGTAAAGGGAAACGTTATAATAGAGAAACGCTGGAAGTGCATTACAAGGGGAAAAATATTTCGGATGTGCTGGATATGACGGTTGAGGAAGCATACGAATTTTTCAAGAATATTCCGACGCTTGAGAGAAAATTGCAGACATTGATTGACGTGGGAATGAACTATATTCAGTTGGGACAGCCTGCTACAACTCTTTCTGGAGGGGAAGCTCAAAGAATAAAACTTGCCACAGAACTTTCTAAAATTTCACGTGGGAAAACGATTTACGTGCTAGATGAACCGACGACGGGACTTCATTTTGAAGATATTAGAAAACTGCTGGAAGTGTTGAATCGACTTGTGGAAAAAGGGAATACGGTGCTTGTAATCGAGCATAACCTTGATGTTATAAAATATGCTGACTATATAATAGATATAGGGCCTGAAGGCGGGCATAAGGGCGGACAGATTATTGCAAAGGGAACTCCGGAGGAAATAATAAAATCACGAAAGTCGTATACGGCAAAATTTTTGAAAAAATATTTGAAGTAAAATTTTGTAATAAAAGATAAAACTAATTTTAAAAATATGAAATAATAAATAATATTTTGTATTATTAGGACAAGCAAATACTTGATAAAACTATTTAAAAATAAAATCAGGTAAATTGTAGCAAAGAAAAGGAGAAAAAGATTGGTTATGAAAAGTAAAAATTCATTTTTAAAAACGGCGTTATTAATGCTAATAATGATGTTTGGAATAATTTCCTGCGATTTTTTGGCAAATAAGACAATTCGTGTGCCAAATTCGGTAATTGAATCAAAGATGAAGGAAAAATTTCCAATTACAAAAAACTTTTTGGTAGGGAAAATTACTGTAAAAAATCCTAAGCTTTCATTTAAGGATAACAGAATTTATCTTACAACTGATTATGACGCTTCACTGCTGGCAGACAGATCAGAGGGAGTTATTGAACTAAATAGCGAAATTAAGTTTGATGAAAAGACGGAGCAGCTTTATCTGGTAGATATGCAAGTGGAGAGAATACTGGATAAAAATGGAAAAGATGTTGTGACAACGCCTGCTGCGAAATCAATGAAGGCGATAATAGCAAATTATCTTGAAACAAATCCAGTTTATAAATATGAGTCAGATGGCAAGAAAAAAGTTAAAGTAAAAAATATGTTTATAAAAAATGGGAAGTTGTTTGTTCAAACTTAATGGAAATAAGTTAAAATTACAGTGGAATTTAGATTTCGCTGTATTTTTTTAAAATAAAGTTGTAATTTTCAGATTTCTTTGATAAGATTGAATACAGAATACTTTTTAGGAAGGAAAATACAAAATTGGAGAAATTATTTGATAAATTAAGTAAATTAACTAGCTTATCTATCGTGGATAGGGGAATTAGATATTTTAATAAGAAAAAAGCAGAATTGACAACACTTATAAAAACTGGGGATAAAATAACGGTAGAATCACGGGTTACGGGAAATTATGGAAACGCTTATGATGTTGATATAACTTACTTTGCAGGTAATAGGCAACAGGATGAAAGCATAGTGTATGAATGTACCTGCCCAAATTTTTCTGATACAGGGAAACCATGTAAACATATTATTGCGACTGGAATAGCGGCGGATAAGGAAATTGAGGTTGGAAATATTTATTTTAAGGAAAATAGGGAATTTAAAAGGGAGAAAGATAGAGAAAAGATTAATAGTTATGTAACAATCGCAGAAGATGAAGAGTATGATGAAATTTTTAAAGAGGCTAAAAAATCTTTTGAAAAAGAAGAAAAAAATATCTATAAGGAAATTGAAGAGGAAGAAATTAATAAGTTTAGGGAAAAGCTGATGGACTTAAAGAACAGGCTTGATAAAAATGAAATTCCAGATTCAGAAAAAAATGAGTACAGGCTGGAACTGGAAATAAATCAAGTAATACCTTCAGTATTGGCTTTGAGAATGAAGGCAGGAGAAAAAAGCTTGCATTATGTAAAAGATTTGGAATCTTTTATCAGTTCAATAGGGGAAAAAGAATCTTATGAAGTTACACCGAGAAATATTTACAATCCAGATTTGCATTATTTTAATGAAACAGATAAAAAAATAATAAAGAATCTGGACGATTATTTTAAGAAAAAACAGGGATTTGGAATGCATTTTAATAGTTATTATGGAAAGCCGCAAGGCGAGCCGATGAATCCATTGCTGGCAGAACAGATATTTTCAGCTGTAGAAAATAAAAAAACAATAAGATCTGAAGGCAAGACGCTTTATGTTACAGGGGAATATGAGCCGATATTTGCATTTCAAAAGGATAAACGTGGAAGAGAAAAAATAATTCTAAGGGATTTTATAGTTTTGTCATCTACAAGCCGTTATTTTAGCTTGAGAAACGGCATATCAAATATTGAGAAATTTCATAAAATGAGTGATGTGGAATGGGAGATAATGAATACTCTTACAGATGGAACTAGGAGCGGAACAGAATATCTGAATGAAATATCAGGAAAATTTGTTAATGAAATAAAAGAAATGCTTTCAAAATATGAAATTCCAGTTGCTAAAATTACAGAAGAGTATGGAAAAGTAAATATTTTTGTAGAAGAAGGGTATGGTAAAAATAAACTTCAAGTAACGATTTCCTGCCTTGAGGAAAGCATTAAGACTGATGATGGCTATTTTATTCCGAAAAAAAATGAAAAGTTGCAAAAAGAAATTTCTGAAAATTTTCAAAAATATGCAGATGCAAAGCTTATTGAGAATCACTGGCATTGGGAACATGAATTTTATAATATGCCAAAACAACTTAAATCAGCTGATATTGTACTGGAAATTGACAAAAATGAATTTCTTGTGATGGCGGATATTATTGATGAAAAATATTCTGAAAATGTGAATATTAATGTGAATGATAAGATAAGAAAAATCCGCAGAGTTGGCGTGGAAATCAATATAAAATCTGTTGGAAATGAACTTTTTAGCGTAAATTTCAATATTGAAGGAATTGATGAAAAAGATGTGGAAACAGTTCTGGAAGCAGTGAGGAATGAAGATAAATTCATTACGCTGTCAAGCGGGGAACTTGTGAAAATTGCCAACAGGAGCGCTGAAGAGATGATTGGGATTGCTGATGCAATTTCAGATTTGAAAATTGGAGAAAATAGAATTTCCAAGATAAAAGCCTTGCAGCTGGCACAAGTTTCTAGCAGTATTAATGAGGAACTAAATGAAATGGAGGAATTTAAGCAGCTATTTGAAAAAATAAAAAATCGTGAAAACAAGGAGCCGTCAAATATAAAGGTAAAACTATTTCCTTATCAGAAAATTGGGTTTAACTGGCTAAAAAATATGTATGATATTGGCTTTGGCGGAATTTTGGCAGATGATATGGGACTTGGGAAAACTTTACAGGCGATTTCGCTTATTTCGGAAATTCAGCTGGAAAATAAGGATTTGTTTGGAATAATTATTGTTCCAACTTCACTTCTGCACAACTGGAAGGAAGAATTTTATAAATTTTCGGATATAAAGCCAATACTTGTTGAAGGAACGGCTGAGGCAAGAAGAGAAATAGTGAAAAAAACAGAAAAAGGGATTCTAATAACGACATATCAGACTTTCAGAAATGATGTGAAAAATTATAAAAATAAAAAATTCGATGTGGCAATACTGGATGAGGCGCAAAATATTAAAAATGTATCATCACTTGTAAAAAAAGCAACAAATAAATTAAACAGTTCCGTAAATTTCGCCCTTACAGGAACTCCAATCGAAAACAGCATAATGGAACTCTGGTCAATCTTTGACTTTATCTTGCCTGGCTATCTTGATAACATAACAAAATTCAGAAGAAAATACAGACATTCATTACACAATCCAGATTCAAAAAAAATATTTAACCTAAAAAATATAGTTTCCCCGTTTATTTTGCGAAGAACAAAAAGCGAGGTATTAACGGAACTGCCTGAAAAAGTGGAAAACAACATGATTGTCGAATTAAGCGAAGAGCAGAAGAAATTATACATGGCATACGTCAAAAAGGCAAAACAGGAACTTAGAGAATTTAACAAGGAAGAAAACAATAATTTAAAAGTGCTGGCAATTTTGACAAAATTACGTCAAATTTGTAATTCTCCACAATTATTTGATGAAAATTACACAGGTGAGGTTGCTAAAATTGAGCTGTTAAAGGAACTAATGCCAGATATTTTGGGAAATAATCACAGAATGCTCATATTTTCGCAATTTTTAGGAACGCTGGAAGAAATAAAGAAAGAACTGGAAAAGGAAAATGTCAAATATTTTTATATTGACGGAAGTGTAAAATCCAAAGAACGTATGGAAATTTCCAAAAAATTTAATTCAGGTGAAGGGCAGGCTGTTCTGATTTCGTTAAAAGCTGGAGGAACAGGATTAAATCTGGTTGGAGCGGATGTTGTAATCCATTACGATCCATGGTGGAATTTTGCTGTGGAAAATCAAGCAAGTGATAGGGCCCACAGAATTGGACAGAAAAAAAGCGTCCAAGTCATAAAACTGATAACAGAAGGCACAATTGAGGAAAAAATAATAAAAATTCAGGAAAAGAAACGAACCTTAAGTGAAAATATTTTGGAAAAAAACAATAAAAGTGATGATAAAGAAGCAAAAGAAATTTTTGAGATGAATGAGAAGGAATTGATGGAGCTTTTGAGTTTTGGTAAATAACATATTGATTTGAAAAAATTTCAAAAATTTTAGATCGCAACGCTTATAAAAAAAGAAGTTATAACATTGACAATATTTAATAAAAATGATATACTAGTTTAGTCATACTAGCCGGGGAGTTAGCGGTGCCCTGTATCTACAACCCGCTTTAGTAGAGGTGATGTCAAATTTAAGGGAAGTTCTAGTATCAACGTCTTATTTCAAAAGTGTTGAGAAAATAGTCCTGTATTGTAGAGAGTTAGCGAAATGTGTCAGGTTGGGAACGAAGCAGCACTAAGTTAGTTTCTCTAGGTTTACAGGGTAGCTGTTTTTGAGCTTTTGGATTAAGAAACGGATGGTAGAATGTTTTCGAGAATTTGATGTATGACTTTTTATTTAATTAATTATAGTGTATTATCTTAAAATTGAAATTCCTTTTTCAAAAATTAAATTTATTTAGTTTTGTTTTAAAAAGCTAAGAGTGGTTTAATAATTATTTTTTAGTTTAGTTTCTTTTACTACGAATGGAGGTTTCACGATGAAAGTAGTTGAATGGGATAGAAAGGAGAATATAAGTAAAATTTTAATAGATTTATTGGAGATAGATCCGAAATTTTCTTTTGATAAAGAGAAGGATGATATATTTTTTTTATATAATAATGGAGAGTTGTGTGGATATGTAATTCTTATTTTAAACAATATTGCCCAATTGAAAAAAATATTTATTTTACCAAAATTAAGAAATAATGGATATGGAACATTTTTTTTAAAATATATAATTAATTGGATTACAAATAAAAATTTTGATTCACTAATCATAACTAATCATAAAAAAATGAACAATTTCCTTGAAAAACAGCGATTTATAAAAACAGAGGACGGATATATATTAAATAATCTGACAGAAACTAAAAGACAGAAAAAAAATATGCTATCTATTTCCAAGTTTGCAATTTGTGTAAATATTGTTCTTGCTTTATTAAAAATTATGGCTGGGAAAATTTTTTACAGTATGTCATTGCTTTCCGATGGATTAAATTCACTTTCTGACTTAATTACCAATGTATTGGTTATAGTGGGGCTAAAGGTTGGAAGTAATCCCGAAGATAAGGAGCATCCGTTTGGGCATGGAAAGATAGAGCCGGTTTTTAGCGTGATAATTGGTACATTTATAATGATAACGGCTTTTGAACTTATAAAAGATAATTTTTCAAAATTAATTTCCTTTAACAGTGAAAATAATGTAAATATCACATTCATTCCAATAATTATAACTGTTCTGGCAATACTGATAAAAATTTTTCAGTTGGCTTTTATGCAAAAGAAAGCAAAAAAATATAATAATGCTTTGATAAATTCACTTCTTGCAGATTACAAGACAGATATTGTAATATCAACTTCTGTTTTGATTGGGCTTACTCTATCAAAGATTCATCCTGCATTTGATACAATTGTAGGATTTATTGTGTCGATGTATATTATAAAGAGCGGTTATGAACTGATAAAGGAAAATTCTTTGATATTGCTGGATTCACAAGATGATGCCCTGATTGAAAAAATTCGTTCAGAAATATTACAATTTGAAGAAATTGAAAATGCACACGATTTTCGCATGACTACTTCTGGAAAAGACATTTATATGTTTGTGGATGTACGAATGGATAAAAATAAGACGATTGAAGAAGCACACGATATTACAAATAAAATTTCAAAAAAAATTAAGCATAAATATAAAAATATAAAAAGGCTTTTGATTCATATAGAGCCTGTTTATGAAGATGATTAAATTTTTTGAAATAGAAATTAAATAAGTTACTAATTTATAAAAATATAAAGGAGATATAGTAAAATGATAGAAAAAATAAAACATGAGAAA is a window encoding:
- a CDS encoding DUF1439 domain-containing protein, whose translation is MKSKNSFLKTALLMLIMMFGIISCDFLANKTIRVPNSVIESKMKEKFPITKNFLVGKITVKNPKLSFKDNRIYLTTDYDASLLADRSEGVIELNSEIKFDEKTEQLYLVDMQVERILDKNGKDVVTTPAAKSMKAIIANYLETNPVYKYESDGKKKVKVKNMFIKNGKLFVQT
- a CDS encoding DEAD/DEAH box helicase, with translation MEKLFDKLSKLTSLSIVDRGIRYFNKKKAELTTLIKTGDKITVESRVTGNYGNAYDVDITYFAGNRQQDESIVYECTCPNFSDTGKPCKHIIATGIAADKEIEVGNIYFKENREFKREKDREKINSYVTIAEDEEYDEIFKEAKKSFEKEEKNIYKEIEEEEINKFREKLMDLKNRLDKNEIPDSEKNEYRLELEINQVIPSVLALRMKAGEKSLHYVKDLESFISSIGEKESYEVTPRNIYNPDLHYFNETDKKIIKNLDDYFKKKQGFGMHFNSYYGKPQGEPMNPLLAEQIFSAVENKKTIRSEGKTLYVTGEYEPIFAFQKDKRGREKIILRDFIVLSSTSRYFSLRNGISNIEKFHKMSDVEWEIMNTLTDGTRSGTEYLNEISGKFVNEIKEMLSKYEIPVAKITEEYGKVNIFVEEGYGKNKLQVTISCLEESIKTDDGYFIPKKNEKLQKEISENFQKYADAKLIENHWHWEHEFYNMPKQLKSADIVLEIDKNEFLVMADIIDEKYSENVNINVNDKIRKIRRVGVEINIKSVGNELFSVNFNIEGIDEKDVETVLEAVRNEDKFITLSSGELVKIANRSAEEMIGIADAISDLKIGENRISKIKALQLAQVSSSINEELNEMEEFKQLFEKIKNRENKEPSNIKVKLFPYQKIGFNWLKNMYDIGFGGILADDMGLGKTLQAISLISEIQLENKDLFGIIIVPTSLLHNWKEEFYKFSDIKPILVEGTAEARREIVKKTEKGILITTYQTFRNDVKNYKNKKFDVAILDEAQNIKNVSSLVKKATNKLNSSVNFALTGTPIENSIMELWSIFDFILPGYLDNITKFRRKYRHSLHNPDSKKIFNLKNIVSPFILRRTKSEVLTELPEKVENNMIVELSEEQKKLYMAYVKKAKQELREFNKEENNNLKVLAILTKLRQICNSPQLFDENYTGEVAKIELLKELMPDILGNNHRMLIFSQFLGTLEEIKKELEKENVKYFYIDGSVKSKERMEISKKFNSGEGQAVLISLKAGGTGLNLVGADVVIHYDPWWNFAVENQASDRAHRIGQKKSVQVIKLITEGTIEEKIIKIQEKKRTLSENILEKNNKSDDKEAKEIFEMNEKELMELLSFGK
- the uvrA gene encoding excinuclease ABC subunit UvrA produces the protein MKDNKIKIIGAREHNLKNIDIEIPKNELVVITGVSGSGKSSLAFDTIYSEGQRRYVESLSAYARMFIGQMQKPELDSIEGLSPAISIEQKSVSKNPRSTVGTTTEIYDYMRLLWAHIGEAHCPICHQKVEKQSIQEIVDNLVNGRNEKDKLIVLSPVVIDKKGTHKNLFLNLQKRGFQRVRVNGDILDLNDTIDLDKNKRHNIEVVVDRLVVKKDDKEFLSRITEAIETASELSNGKIIANVNGEDNKYSENFSCPNHPDVIFPDVVPRLFSFNAPYGACEVCNGLGSRLEVDENKLIVDENLSINEGGIIFPGATTKRGWNWDLFTAMAKAHKIDLDKKVSELTRKEKDIIFYGSNKKFKFSWSGDSFSYNGNRDFEGIVNGIERRYRETASESAKEEIEAKYMTERTCKTCKGKRLKDVVLAITINDKSIIDLTEVSVVDALKFYENITLTEKQMQIAAEILKEIKERLKFMINVGLDYLSLARMTKTLSGGESQRIRLATQIGSRLTGVIYVLDEPSIGLHQRDNDKLLATLKDLRDIGNSLIVVEHDEDTMREADYLIDIGPGAGINGGEVVAEGTPKQVMKNKKSLTAQYLNGKIKIEVPEKRRKATKEIVLKNAKGNNLKNVTVHIPLEVFTVVTGVSGSGKSTLINQTLYPELHNRLNKGKLYPLENGGIDGLEHLEKVIDINQSPIGRTPRSNTATYTKLFDDIRDLFAQTNDAKVRGYNKGRFSFNVKGGRCEACGGAGINKIEMNFLPDVYVECEVCKGKRYNRETLEVHYKGKNISDVLDMTVEEAYEFFKNIPTLERKLQTLIDVGMNYIQLGQPATTLSGGEAQRIKLATELSKISRGKTIYVLDEPTTGLHFEDIRKLLEVLNRLVEKGNTVLVIEHNLDVIKYADYIIDIGPEGGHKGGQIIAKGTPEEIIKSRKSYTAKFLKKYLK
- a CDS encoding GNAT family N-acetyltransferase — its product is MKVVEWDRKENISKILIDLLEIDPKFSFDKEKDDIFFLYNNGELCGYVILILNNIAQLKKIFILPKLRNNGYGTFFLKYIINWITNKNFDSLIITNHKKMNNFLEKQRFIKTEDGYILNNLTETKRQKKNMLSISKFAICVNIVLALLKIMAGKIFYSMSLLSDGLNSLSDLITNVLVIVGLKVGSNPEDKEHPFGHGKIEPVFSVIIGTFIMITAFELIKDNFSKLISFNSENNVNITFIPIIITVLAILIKIFQLAFMQKKAKKYNNALINSLLADYKTDIVISTSVLIGLTLSKIHPAFDTIVGFIVSMYIIKSGYELIKENSLILLDSQDDALIEKIRSEILQFEEIENAHDFRMTTSGKDIYMFVDVRMDKNKTIEEAHDITNKISKKIKHKYKNIKRLLIHIEPVYEDD